The proteins below come from a single Chthoniobacterales bacterium genomic window:
- the nifS gene encoding cysteine desulfurase NifS, with product MSDERTIYLDNNATTQVDPAVVEEMLPWLNEYYGNPSSAYRLGKRAQQALEVARERVAGLLGCETSEIIFTSCGSESINTAIQSALALDPDRTHVVTTAVEHSATMKLGEHLVRRGVEVTWLPVDSEGQLDLERLEKAIRPDTALVSLLWANNETGVLFPVERIAEICRAKKVPFHCDAVQAVGKIPLNLANAGIHFLSVSGHKLHCPKGVGVLYVNKRVRFTPWLRGSQEGARRGGTQNVASIVALGKAAEIAAEHMAEEQTRVRAMRDRFESEILARVPGVEVNGDRENRLPNTTSLAFEGIEAEGALMLLDERGICCSAGSACTSGSVHPSHVLKAMGCSNARARASLRFSFGRFNTDADVEAALEIVPAVVAKLRALSPVGSPVLTA from the coding sequence ATGAGCGACGAACGCACCATCTATCTCGACAACAACGCGACAACGCAGGTCGATCCTGCCGTGGTCGAGGAGATGCTGCCGTGGTTGAACGAGTATTACGGCAACCCGTCGAGCGCCTATCGGCTCGGCAAGCGTGCGCAGCAGGCCCTCGAGGTCGCTCGTGAGCGCGTCGCCGGGCTGCTTGGTTGCGAAACGAGCGAGATCATCTTCACGAGCTGCGGCTCGGAATCGATCAATACCGCGATCCAATCGGCTCTCGCGCTCGATCCCGATCGCACGCACGTCGTCACCACCGCCGTCGAGCACAGCGCCACGATGAAGCTCGGTGAGCACCTCGTCCGCCGCGGCGTGGAGGTGACCTGGCTGCCGGTCGACTCCGAGGGGCAGCTCGATCTCGAGCGCCTCGAGAAAGCGATCCGTCCCGACACCGCGCTCGTCAGCCTGCTCTGGGCGAACAACGAGACCGGCGTGCTGTTTCCGGTCGAGCGCATTGCGGAGATCTGCCGCGCGAAGAAAGTTCCCTTCCACTGTGACGCCGTGCAGGCCGTCGGCAAAATTCCGCTGAATCTGGCCAACGCCGGCATCCATTTTCTCTCCGTCTCGGGGCATAAGCTCCACTGTCCGAAGGGTGTTGGCGTGCTCTACGTCAACAAGCGCGTGCGCTTCACCCCCTGGCTGCGAGGCAGTCAGGAGGGCGCCCGCCGCGGCGGCACGCAGAACGTCGCGTCCATCGTGGCGCTCGGCAAGGCGGCGGAGATCGCGGCCGAACACATGGCTGAGGAGCAGACCCGCGTCCGCGCGATGCGGGACCGTTTCGAGTCGGAAATTCTCGCCCGCGTGCCGGGTGTCGAGGTGAATGGCGATCGCGAGAATCGCCTGCCGAACACGACGAGTCTCGCCTTCGAGGGCATCGAGGCCGAAGGCGCGCTCATGCTGCTCGACGAGCGCGGCATCTGCTGTTCCGCCGGTTCCGCCTGCACGAGTGGTTCGGTGCATCCTTCGCACGTGTTGAAGGCGATGGGCTGCTCCAACGCCCGCGCCCGCGCGAGTCTGCGATTCTCCTTTGGCCGCTTCAATACCGACGCCGATGTCGAGGCCGCCCTCGAGATCGTGCCGGCGGTGGTCGCGAAGTTGCGCGCCCTGTCGCCGGTGGGAAGTCCGGTCCTCACGGCCTGA
- a CDS encoding YkgJ family cysteine cluster protein, whose product MKKRGPDLSEVRAVYTEVAARPIERNCTLRTECCHFQLTGRTPYLTRGEALLAARALRATGRKQLPERADGACPLLHPETQRCLIYADRPFGCRTHFCAAAGGPYARRDVLDLIRRLEAVDAALGGEGPRMLPGAVAGALRELG is encoded by the coding sequence ATGAAGAAACGCGGGCCGGACCTGAGTGAAGTGCGCGCGGTTTACACGGAGGTCGCCGCGCGGCCGATCGAGCGAAATTGCACGCTGCGGACGGAGTGTTGTCATTTCCAGCTCACCGGCCGGACGCCTTATCTGACCAGGGGCGAGGCGCTGCTTGCCGCCCGGGCCCTTCGAGCGACCGGGCGGAAACAGCTGCCCGAGCGGGCGGACGGCGCCTGTCCGCTGCTCCACCCGGAAACGCAGCGGTGCCTCATTTACGCGGACCGGCCATTCGGCTGTCGCACCCACTTTTGCGCGGCAGCGGGCGGCCCCTATGCGCGGCGAGACGTGCTCGATCTCATCCGACGGCTCGAGGCCGTCGACGCCGCTCTTGGCGGCGAGGGACCGCGGATGCTGCCCGGGGCGGTGGCGGGGGCGTTGCGGGAACTCGGATAA
- a CDS encoding DUF3309 family protein — protein sequence MSTILLIILVLLLVGALPAWPHSSGWGYGPSGGLGLVLVIVLVLLLLGVI from the coding sequence ATGTCCACCATCCTGCTCATCATTCTTGTTTTGCTCCTCGTTGGCGCCCTCCCTGCCTGGCCGCATAGCTCGGGCTGGGGCTACGGTCCCAGCGGCGGTCTCGGCCTGGTCTTGGTGATCGTGCTCGTGCTGCTGCTGCTCGGGGTCATCTAG
- a CDS encoding lipocalin family protein, with protein MTYRLLLPVLLLAFAMPAPATPLSNEPVAHIDPAQFSGKWYSLLSIPTFLDKNWRETIEHYTARENGGYDVFTTYRKVGETKQREIRSILLPVKDGPDGELRAQFFWPIKVPYRIIEFEPGTYMVGGSPDKKMLFILARTPSLPKPTLDGILARCKARGYATDQLASQEQRP; from the coding sequence ATGACCTACCGCCTCCTGCTGCCCGTCCTCCTTCTTGCCTTCGCCATGCCTGCTCCTGCCACCCCGCTCTCGAACGAGCCCGTCGCCCACATCGATCCCGCCCAATTCTCGGGAAAATGGTATTCCCTGCTCTCGATTCCGACTTTCCTCGACAAGAACTGGCGCGAGACGATCGAGCACTACACGGCGCGAGAAAACGGCGGCTACGACGTCTTCACCACCTACCGGAAGGTCGGTGAAACCAAGCAACGCGAGATCCGATCCATCCTGCTCCCGGTCAAGGATGGGCCCGACGGCGAACTGCGGGCGCAGTTCTTTTGGCCCATCAAGGTGCCTTATCGCATCATCGAGTTCGAGCCCGGCACCTACATGGTCGGCGGATCTCCCGACAAAAAGATGCTCTTCATCCTTGCCCGCACGCCATCCCTGCCGAAGCCCACGCTGGATGGCATTCTCGCCCGCTGCAAGGCCCGCGGCTATGCCACGGACCAGCTCGCGAGCCAGGAGCAGCGGCCTTAG
- a CDS encoding DEAD/DEAH box helicase, giving the protein MPFRTLGLDDRIFQAVQEAGYTEPTPIQAAAIPEIVAGHDLIGIAQTGTGKTAAFTLPMLTLLANRGTGGGRTRALVLAPTRELVAQIEENVRAYAKHLPLRIATVFGGVGERPQIQALRSGVDLVIATPGRLMDLMGQGAANFNSLEFLVLDEADRMLDMGFLPSIRRIVKAIPAKRQTLLFSATLSKEIEALTNDFQRNPKKVQIGRRSNPAETVAQLVYEVPKHLKVSLLAHLLADPQMNMVIVFSRTKHGADKIARKLEQTGVKCATLHSNRSQNQRLRALKAFKDGEVRVLVATDIAARGIDVDGISHVVNFDFPMHAEDYVHRIGRTGRAQAVGDAISFVTNEDYGSLKSLEKFIGRGIPRKRAEGFDYNASAPKEDGGQRPRGPRRPEVRMDGSPGGGQKRPPRRRFGFGRRAS; this is encoded by the coding sequence ATGCCATTTCGCACTCTCGGTCTCGACGACCGCATCTTCCAAGCCGTCCAGGAGGCGGGTTACACCGAGCCGACGCCGATCCAGGCGGCGGCCATTCCCGAGATCGTCGCGGGGCATGATCTGATCGGCATTGCCCAGACGGGAACGGGCAAGACGGCGGCCTTCACGCTGCCGATGCTCACCCTGCTTGCGAATCGCGGCACCGGCGGCGGCCGCACCCGCGCCCTTGTCCTTGCGCCCACGCGCGAACTCGTCGCGCAGATCGAGGAAAACGTCCGCGCCTACGCGAAGCACCTGCCGCTCCGGATCGCGACCGTCTTTGGCGGCGTCGGCGAGCGTCCGCAGATCCAGGCTTTGCGTTCGGGTGTCGATCTCGTGATCGCCACGCCCGGTCGCCTGATGGACCTCATGGGCCAGGGCGCCGCGAACTTCAATTCGCTGGAATTTCTCGTGCTCGACGAGGCCGATCGCATGCTCGACATGGGCTTCCTGCCGTCGATTCGGCGCATCGTGAAGGCCATTCCGGCCAAACGGCAGACGTTGCTTTTCTCGGCCACGCTCTCGAAGGAAATCGAGGCCCTCACGAACGACTTCCAGCGCAACCCGAAGAAGGTCCAGATCGGGCGGCGCTCCAACCCCGCCGAAACTGTCGCGCAGCTCGTCTACGAGGTGCCGAAACATCTCAAGGTCTCGCTGCTCGCCCATCTGCTGGCCGACCCGCAAATGAACATGGTGATCGTCTTCTCGCGCACGAAACACGGCGCGGACAAGATTGCCCGCAAGCTCGAGCAGACGGGGGTGAAATGCGCGACGCTGCACTCGAACCGCTCGCAGAACCAGCGCCTGCGGGCGTTGAAGGCGTTCAAGGACGGTGAGGTGCGCGTGCTCGTGGCGACGGACATCGCCGCCCGCGGCATCGACGTGGACGGCATCTCGCACGTGGTGAATTTCGACTTCCCGATGCACGCGGAGGACTACGTGCACCGCATTGGCCGCACGGGCCGCGCCCAGGCGGTGGGGGACGCGATCAGCTTCGTGACGAACGAGGACTACGGGTCGCTCAAGTCGCTCGAGAAATTCATCGGGCGCGGGATTCCCCGCAAGCGCGCCGAAGGCTTCGACTACAACGCCTCCGCGCCGAAGGAGGATGGCGGCCAGCGTCCGCGCGGTCCGCGTCGTCCGGAAGTGCGGATGGACGGCAGCCCCGGTGGCGGCCAGAAACGCCCGCCGCGGCGGCGATTTGGCTTTGGCCGGCGCGCGTCATAG
- a CDS encoding NAD(P)/FAD-dependent oxidoreductase has product MDSSSSRVVIVGGGAAGFFAAIACAGADPSREVVLLESGRYLLTKVRISGGGRCNVTHACFEPRELAARYPRGGRALIGAFHRFQARDTVEWFESRGVRLKTEADGRMFPASNFSASIVDCLLERAEAAGVEVRTSMGVNAARRADDGFLLELSDGSELACGKLLIATGGCRTPAAARWVEALGHTLEPPVPSLFTFHVETPWLRALPGIATEVEAEVPGTKLRERGPLLVTHWGVSGPAILRLSAWGARTLHDRDYRFSLRVNWLPGRTAESVREELRARRDSQPGKTVTNSPIAPLPARLWESIVAEAGIGADVRWATLSRAAMLALADLLTRTELPVNGKSLNKDEFVTCGGVRLPEVDFKTMESRIVPGLYFAGEVLDIDGVTGGFNFQAAWTTGWIAGHAMAEA; this is encoded by the coding sequence ATGGATTCCTCCTCGTCGCGCGTCGTGATTGTGGGCGGCGGCGCGGCGGGTTTTTTCGCGGCGATCGCCTGCGCGGGGGCGGATCCTAGCCGCGAAGTCGTCCTGCTCGAGAGCGGGCGGTATCTCCTCACGAAGGTGCGGATATCCGGCGGAGGTCGCTGCAACGTCACGCATGCCTGCTTCGAACCGCGGGAACTCGCGGCCCGCTATCCGCGCGGCGGTCGGGCGCTCATTGGCGCGTTTCATCGCTTCCAGGCGCGGGACACCGTCGAGTGGTTCGAGTCGCGCGGCGTGCGGCTGAAGACCGAGGCGGACGGACGCATGTTTCCCGCGAGCAACTTTTCCGCGTCGATCGTGGACTGCCTGCTGGAACGGGCGGAAGCGGCCGGCGTGGAGGTGCGCACAAGCATGGGCGTGAACGCGGCGCGGCGCGCGGACGACGGATTCCTTCTGGAACTCAGCGACGGCTCCGAGCTGGCCTGCGGGAAGCTTTTGATCGCGACCGGTGGCTGCCGCACGCCCGCTGCGGCGCGGTGGGTCGAGGCGCTGGGCCACACGCTCGAACCGCCGGTGCCGTCGCTGTTCACGTTTCACGTCGAGACGCCGTGGCTGCGTGCGTTGCCGGGCATCGCGACGGAAGTCGAGGCCGAGGTTCCCGGCACGAAACTGCGCGAGCGCGGGCCGTTGCTCGTGACGCACTGGGGAGTGAGCGGGCCGGCGATCCTGCGCCTGAGCGCGTGGGGGGCGCGCACGCTCCACGATCGGGACTACAGATTTTCGCTGCGGGTGAACTGGCTGCCCGGCCGCACGGCGGAAAGTGTGCGGGAGGAACTGCGGGCGCGTCGCGATTCGCAACCGGGGAAGACGGTGACGAACAGTCCGATTGCGCCGCTGCCAGCCCGGCTGTGGGAGAGCATCGTCGCCGAGGCGGGAATCGGGGCCGACGTGCGCTGGGCGACGCTTTCCCGGGCCGCGATGCTCGCGCTGGCAGACCTGCTGACGCGCACCGAGCTGCCGGTAAACGGCAAGAGCCTGAACAAGGATGAGTTTGTCACCTGTGGCGGAGTGCGGTTGCCCGAAGTGGATTTCAAGACGATGGAGAGCCGCATCGTGCCGGGGCTCTATTTTGCGGGCGAGGTGCTCGATATCGACGGCGTGACCGGCGGGTTCAATTTTCAGGCGGCGTGGACGACGGGCTGGATCGCCGGGCATGCGATGGCGGAAGCATGA